Proteins encoded in a region of the Burkholderia ubonensis subsp. mesacidophila genome:
- the scpB gene encoding SMC-Scp complex subunit ScpB gives MNTQEAKIVLETALICAQEPLKLGDLRKLFADSVSADTVRTLLEDLKQEWSGRGVELVALASGWRFQSKPAMRSFLDRLHPEKPPKYSRAVLETLAIIAYRQPVTRGDIEEIRGVTVNTQVVKQLEDRGWIEVIGHRDVPGRPALYATTKQFLDDLGLKALDDLPALEEPAANIEAALLAQHAMDFEDGAPVAEDAAAANDATADASGSVRALAQPVDVEAGGASAHESPDRDTLAVEHAGTEEAGDEAAPAGVQPVPLYAELNEEDRKPAAEAAAGDGAEAVDDMSGVAGHADAPRSRPADDEMTDDTSDSLADAVRSASAPIGVDELPDDEAEPEQRRA, from the coding sequence ATGAATACCCAAGAGGCGAAGATCGTCCTCGAGACTGCTTTGATCTGTGCGCAGGAGCCGCTGAAGCTCGGCGATCTGCGCAAGCTATTTGCCGACAGCGTGTCGGCTGACACGGTCCGCACGTTGCTCGAAGATCTGAAACAGGAATGGTCCGGTCGTGGTGTCGAGCTGGTGGCGCTGGCGAGCGGCTGGCGCTTTCAGAGCAAGCCGGCGATGCGCAGCTTTCTCGACCGACTGCATCCGGAGAAGCCGCCGAAGTATTCGCGCGCGGTGCTCGAGACGCTGGCGATCATTGCGTACCGGCAGCCGGTCACGCGTGGGGACATCGAGGAAATCCGCGGTGTCACGGTCAACACGCAGGTGGTCAAGCAGCTCGAGGATCGTGGCTGGATCGAGGTGATCGGGCATCGCGACGTGCCGGGGCGTCCGGCGCTGTATGCGACGACCAAGCAGTTCCTCGACGATCTCGGCCTGAAAGCGCTGGACGACTTGCCCGCGCTCGAGGAGCCGGCGGCGAACATCGAGGCCGCGCTGCTCGCGCAGCATGCGATGGATTTCGAGGACGGCGCGCCGGTCGCGGAGGATGCGGCAGCCGCGAACGACGCGACGGCGGATGCGTCCGGATCGGTGCGGGCGCTTGCGCAGCCTGTCGACGTCGAGGCCGGCGGCGCTTCGGCGCACGAATCGCCCGACCGCGATACGCTCGCGGTTGAGCATGCAGGAACAGAAGAAGCCGGCGACGAAGCAGCGCCGGCCGGCGTGCAGCCCGTGCCGCTGTACGCGGAGTTGAACGAGGAAGATCGCAAGCCGGCCGCCGAAGCGGCTGCCGGCGACGGAGCGGAAGCGGTCGACGACATGTCCGGCGTGGCCGGCCATGCCGACGCACCCCGTTCCCGTCCTGCGGACGACGAGATGACGGACGACACGTCCGACAGTCTCGCGGATGCCGTACGCAGCGCCAGCGCACCCATCGGGGTGGACGAGCTGCCGGACGACGAAGCAGAACCTGAACAGCGTCGCGCCTGA
- the rluB gene encoding 23S rRNA pseudouridine(2605) synthase RluB yields MTDIHDIESSAPAVQAARADDAPEQGGSAEGGDERPRRGLRRGPRSLIARRRAAAKSKGAEGAPQGEEGAEAPAAAAEAQPPARAPRKEGAPKGGRKPAAKREGAARQGGQGGQGKRGGAAASAAGAAGAVGEAAQDDLFAYVTSPAFDADNSAAGSGVRAPMLRRGRAQPANKRVLSPDDDAPKLHKVLAEAGMGSRREMEELIVAGRVSVNGEPAHIGQRIMPTDQVRINGKPVKRKLPNKPPRVLLYHKPTGEIVSHADPEGRPSVFDRLPPMKTAKWLAVGRLDFNTEGLLMLTTSGDLANRFMHPRYSVEREYAVRVVGELSEGNRQKLLHGVELDDGPANFLRIRDGGGEGTNHWYHVALAEGRNREVRRMFEAAGLMVSRLIRTRHGPIPLPRGLKRGRWEELDEAQVRKLMATVGLKAPSEEKGKRGSGGPAERRQPDPMQTSMGFIGREPVLTTHGNLEQPRRGPRRGAPGGFAGPSGFGGGMPGMSGGYGGQRAGGGRDVDGNRASYGSGGSKRGGGAGKGGGNRNPNGNRAEGAGNGGGARSGQRPQRNRSRGR; encoded by the coding sequence TTGACTGATATCCACGATATTGAATCGTCCGCGCCTGCCGTGCAGGCGGCGCGCGCCGACGATGCGCCCGAGCAGGGCGGCTCGGCCGAGGGCGGTGACGAGCGTCCCCGCCGCGGCCTGCGGCGCGGCCCGCGCAGCCTGATTGCGCGCCGTCGCGCGGCAGCGAAGTCGAAGGGCGCCGAGGGTGCGCCGCAGGGCGAGGAAGGCGCGGAAGCGCCTGCCGCGGCAGCGGAAGCGCAGCCGCCGGCGCGGGCGCCGCGCAAGGAAGGCGCGCCGAAGGGCGGGCGCAAGCCGGCGGCCAAGCGCGAAGGCGCGGCGCGCCAGGGCGGCCAGGGCGGCCAGGGCAAGCGCGGTGGCGCGGCGGCCAGTGCTGCCGGCGCGGCTGGCGCGGTTGGCGAAGCGGCCCAGGACGACCTGTTCGCGTACGTTACGTCGCCTGCGTTCGACGCGGACAATTCCGCGGCGGGCAGCGGCGTGCGTGCGCCGATGCTGCGGCGTGGCCGCGCCCAGCCGGCCAACAAGCGCGTGCTGTCGCCGGACGACGACGCGCCGAAGCTCCACAAGGTGCTGGCGGAAGCCGGCATGGGCTCGCGCCGGGAAATGGAAGAGCTGATCGTCGCCGGCCGCGTGTCGGTGAACGGCGAGCCGGCGCACATCGGCCAGCGCATCATGCCGACCGACCAGGTGCGGATCAACGGCAAGCCTGTCAAGCGCAAGCTGCCGAACAAGCCGCCGCGCGTGCTGCTGTATCACAAGCCGACGGGCGAGATCGTCAGCCATGCGGATCCGGAAGGCCGTCCGTCGGTGTTCGACCGCCTGCCGCCGATGAAGACGGCCAAATGGCTCGCGGTCGGCCGGCTCGACTTCAATACCGAAGGCCTGCTGATGCTGACGACGTCGGGCGACCTCGCGAACCGCTTCATGCATCCGCGCTACAGCGTCGAGCGCGAGTACGCGGTGCGGGTGGTCGGCGAGCTTTCCGAAGGCAACCGGCAGAAACTGCTGCATGGCGTCGAGCTCGACGACGGCCCGGCCAACTTCCTGCGCATCCGCGATGGCGGCGGCGAAGGTACGAATCACTGGTATCACGTTGCGCTGGCCGAAGGCCGCAATCGCGAAGTGCGCCGGATGTTCGAGGCGGCCGGTCTGATGGTGAGTCGCCTGATCCGCACGCGCCATGGTCCGATCCCGCTGCCGCGCGGCTTGAAGCGCGGCCGCTGGGAAGAGCTCGACGAAGCGCAGGTGCGCAAGCTGATGGCGACGGTCGGCCTGAAGGCGCCGTCGGAAGAGAAGGGCAAGCGCGGTAGCGGTGGCCCGGCCGAGCGCCGCCAGCCCGACCCGATGCAGACGTCGATGGGCTTCATCGGCCGCGAGCCGGTGCTGACGACGCACGGCAACCTCGAGCAGCCGCGACGCGGCCCGCGGCGCGGTGCGCCGGGCGGCTTCGCCGGTCCGAGCGGCTTCGGCGGCGGCATGCCGGGCATGTCGGGCGGCTACGGCGGCCAGCGTGCCGGCGGCGGGCGCGACGTCGACGGCAACCGCGCGTCGTATGGCTCGGGCGGCAGCAAACGTGGCGGCGGCGCCGGTAAGGGCGGCGGCAATCGCAACCCGAACGGCAATCGCGCGGAAGGCGCCGGCAACGGCGGTGGCGCGCGCAGCGGTCAGCGTCCGCAGCGGAATCGCTCGCGCGGCCGCTGA
- the rimP gene encoding ribosome maturation factor RimP encodes MQLTELIETTVTGLGYELVDLERTGRGMLCIYIDQPAGISLDDCEKVTRQLQHVLTVENIDYERLEVSSPGLDRPLKKLADFERFAGSEVSVTLKKPLDGRKTYRGILHAPNGETIGLEFERNKGEAAMLDFTLADIDKARLIPQVDFRSRK; translated from the coding sequence GTGCAACTGACGGAACTGATAGAAACCACGGTCACCGGACTCGGCTACGAGCTGGTGGATCTCGAGCGCACCGGGCGCGGCATGCTTTGCATCTATATCGACCAGCCTGCCGGCATTTCGCTCGACGACTGCGAAAAGGTCACGCGTCAGCTCCAGCACGTCCTGACGGTCGAAAACATCGATTACGAACGGCTCGAAGTCTCGTCCCCGGGGCTCGACCGCCCGTTGAAGAAGCTGGCCGACTTCGAGCGTTTCGCCGGCAGCGAAGTCTCCGTGACCTTGAAAAAGCCGCTGGACGGGCGCAAGACGTACCGGGGCATTCTGCACGCGCCGAATGGCGAAACGATCGGTTTGGAATTTGAGAGGAACAAGGGCGAGGCAGCCATGCTGGATTTCACGCTGGCCGATATCGACAAAGCCCGCCTGATTCCGCAAGTTGACTTTAGGAGCCGCAAATAA
- the nusA gene encoding transcription termination factor NusA: MSREVLMLVDALAREKNVDKDVVLGALEAALASASKKLFDEGAEIRVHIDRESGEHETFRRWLVVPDEAGLQEPDREILLFEAREQKGDVEVGDYIEESVPSIEFGRIGAQAAKQVILQKVRDAEREQILNDYLERGEKIMTGTVKRLDKGNFIVESGRVEALLRRDQLIPKENLRVGDRVRAYIAKVDRTARGPQIELSRTAPEFLMKLFEMEVPEIEQGLLEIKAAARDPGVRAKIGVIAYDKRIDPIGTCVGIRGSRVQAVRNELGGENIDIVLWSEDPAQFVIGALAPAAVQSIVVDEEKHSMDVVVDENELAVAIGRSGQNVRLAGELTGWQINIMTPDESAQKQGEERDRLRALFMARLDVDEEVADILIDEGFTSLEEIAYVPLNEMLEIEAFDEDTVHELRNRARDALLTMAIANEEKVENAALDLKSLDGITPELLSKLAEHGVATRDDLAELAVDELVDMTGVEEDAAKALIMKAREHWFQ, encoded by the coding sequence ATGAGTCGCGAAGTGTTGATGCTGGTGGATGCGCTGGCGCGCGAGAAAAACGTCGACAAGGATGTCGTGCTGGGCGCCCTCGAGGCGGCACTCGCATCGGCTTCCAAGAAGCTGTTCGACGAAGGCGCCGAGATCCGCGTCCATATCGATCGCGAAAGCGGCGAGCACGAAACCTTCCGTCGCTGGCTCGTCGTGCCCGACGAGGCGGGCCTGCAGGAGCCGGATCGCGAGATCCTGCTGTTCGAGGCGCGTGAGCAGAAGGGCGACGTCGAAGTCGGCGACTACATCGAGGAGTCGGTGCCGTCGATCGAGTTCGGCCGCATCGGCGCGCAGGCCGCCAAGCAGGTGATCCTGCAGAAGGTGCGCGACGCGGAGCGCGAGCAGATCCTGAACGACTACCTCGAGCGCGGCGAAAAGATCATGACCGGCACGGTGAAGCGCCTCGACAAGGGCAACTTCATCGTCGAATCGGGCCGCGTCGAAGCGCTGCTGCGTCGCGACCAACTGATCCCGAAGGAAAACCTGCGCGTGGGCGACCGCGTGCGCGCTTACATCGCGAAGGTCGACCGCACCGCGCGCGGCCCGCAGATCGAGCTGTCGCGCACCGCGCCGGAATTCCTGATGAAGCTGTTCGAGATGGAAGTGCCGGAGATCGAGCAGGGCCTGCTCGAGATCAAGGCGGCTGCCCGCGACCCGGGCGTGCGCGCGAAGATCGGCGTCATCGCGTACGACAAGCGGATCGATCCGATCGGCACCTGCGTCGGCATTCGCGGTTCGCGCGTGCAGGCGGTGCGCAACGAGCTCGGTGGCGAAAACATCGACATCGTGCTATGGTCGGAGGATCCCGCCCAATTCGTGATCGGCGCGCTCGCGCCGGCAGCCGTCCAGTCGATCGTCGTCGATGAAGAAAAGCACTCGATGGACGTCGTCGTCGACGAGAACGAACTGGCCGTCGCGATCGGCCGCAGCGGTCAGAACGTTCGCCTTGCCGGCGAGCTGACTGGCTGGCAGATCAACATCATGACGCCGGACGAGTCCGCCCAGAAGCAGGGCGAAGAGCGCGACCGGCTGCGTGCCCTGTTCATGGCGCGTCTCGACGTCGACGAAGAAGTTGCCGACATCCTGATCGACGAAGGCTTCACGAGCCTCGAAGAGATCGCTTACGTGCCGCTCAACGAAATGCTCGAGATCGAGGCGTTCGACGAGGATACCGTGCACGAGCTGCGCAACCGCGCACGCGACGCGCTGCTGACGATGGCGATCGCGAATGAAGAAAAGGTCGAAAACGCAGCGCTGGATCTGAAGAGCCTCGACGGCATCACGCCGGAGCTGCTCTCGAAGCTGGCTGAACACGGTGTGGCCACGCGCGACGATCTCGCCGAGCTGGCAGTGGATGAACTGGTCGACATGACCGGGGTGGAAGAGGATGCCGCTAAGGCGTTGATCATGAAAGCACGTGAACATTGGTTCCAGTGA
- the infB gene encoding translation initiation factor IF-2: MASNNVAQFAAELKMPAGVLLEQLQAAGVQKASEDDALSEADKARLLDHLRKSHGATDGDKRKITLTRKHTSEIKQSDATGKARTIQVEVRKKRTFVKRDDVSDVADQGQAQAAEADDDAELKRREEEARREAELLEKQAQELRERQERLEREEAERRAREEAAEAERRRAEDEAAKRAAAEAAAKQAAAAQQAAAAEQEARSQSSQDEERAAAERAAQREAAKKAEDAAREAADKARAEQEEISKRRAAAEAEARAIREMMNTPRKAVVKAVEPPKPVEPAKPAEAKGTLHKPAKPEGAQARPAAKKPAGAAPATTQAPAGAGDRNKKPGAGKGGWQDDAAKRRGIKTRGDSSGGVDRGWRGGPKGRGRHQDSASSFQAPTEPIVREVHVPETISVADLAHKMAIKASEVIKVMMKMGQMVTINQVLDQETAMIVVEELGHRAVAAKLDDPEALLVEGETGTDAEQLPRPPVVTVMGHVDHGKTSLLDYIRRAKVAAGEAGGITQHIGAYHVETPRGVVTFLDTPGHEAFTAMRARGAKATDIVVLVVAADDGVMPQTKEAISHAKAGGVPIVVAINKIDKPEANPDRVKQELVAEGVVPEEYGGDSPFVPVSAKTGVGIDDLLENVLLQAEVLELKAPVEAPAKGIVIEAKLDKGKGPVATMLVQSGTLNRGDIVLAGTAYGRVRAMLDENGKPTKEAGPSIPVEIQGLSEVPGAGEEVIVLPDERKAREIALFRQGKFRDVKLAKQQAAKLESMLEQMGEGEVQNLPLIIKADVQGSQEALVQSLLKLSTSEVRVQIVHSAVGGISESDVNLATASKAVIIGFNTRADAQARKLAEANGVDIRYYNIIYDAVDEVKAAMSGMLAPEKREVVTGMVDVRQVFKVPKVGTVAGCMVTDGIVKRSSSVRVLRNNVVIFTGELESLKRFKDDVKEVKQGFECGMSVKNFNDVIEGDQFEVFEVTEVARTL; the protein is encoded by the coding sequence ATGGCGAGTAACAACGTAGCCCAATTTGCCGCGGAACTGAAAATGCCTGCTGGTGTGCTGCTCGAACAGCTGCAGGCAGCGGGCGTCCAGAAAGCGAGTGAAGACGATGCGCTGTCCGAGGCGGACAAGGCGCGTCTGCTCGATCATTTGCGCAAGTCGCACGGCGCGACCGACGGCGACAAGCGCAAGATCACGCTGACCCGCAAGCATACGTCGGAGATCAAGCAGTCCGACGCGACGGGCAAGGCTCGCACCATTCAGGTCGAGGTCCGCAAGAAGCGCACGTTCGTCAAGCGCGACGACGTGAGCGATGTCGCGGATCAGGGTCAGGCACAGGCCGCCGAAGCGGATGACGACGCGGAACTGAAGCGCCGCGAGGAAGAGGCGCGCCGCGAAGCGGAGCTGCTCGAGAAGCAGGCTCAGGAGCTGCGCGAGCGCCAGGAGCGCCTCGAGCGCGAGGAAGCGGAACGCCGCGCCCGCGAGGAAGCGGCCGAAGCGGAGCGTCGCCGCGCCGAGGACGAAGCAGCGAAGCGCGCCGCGGCCGAAGCGGCGGCGAAGCAGGCTGCTGCCGCCCAGCAGGCGGCAGCAGCCGAACAGGAAGCGCGCTCGCAGTCTTCGCAGGACGAAGAGCGTGCGGCCGCCGAACGTGCGGCGCAGCGCGAAGCGGCGAAGAAGGCCGAGGACGCTGCTCGCGAAGCGGCGGACAAGGCGCGCGCCGAGCAGGAAGAGATCAGCAAGCGCCGCGCGGCCGCGGAGGCGGAAGCGCGTGCGATTCGCGAGATGATGAACACGCCGCGCAAGGCCGTGGTCAAGGCTGTCGAGCCGCCGAAGCCGGTGGAACCGGCCAAGCCGGCCGAAGCGAAGGGCACGCTGCACAAGCCGGCGAAGCCGGAAGGCGCGCAGGCGCGTCCGGCGGCGAAGAAGCCGGCCGGCGCAGCACCGGCGACGACGCAGGCGCCGGCTGGCGCGGGCGACCGCAACAAGAAGCCGGGCGCCGGCAAGGGCGGCTGGCAGGACGACGCCGCGAAGCGCCGCGGCATCAAGACGCGCGGCGACTCGAGCGGCGGCGTCGACCGCGGCTGGCGCGGCGGCCCGAAGGGGCGCGGCCGTCACCAGGACAGCGCATCGTCGTTCCAGGCGCCGACCGAGCCGATCGTCCGTGAAGTGCATGTGCCGGAAACCATCTCGGTGGCCGACCTTGCGCACAAGATGGCAATCAAGGCCTCCGAAGTCATCAAGGTGATGATGAAGATGGGCCAGATGGTCACGATCAACCAGGTGCTGGACCAGGAAACCGCGATGATCGTCGTCGAGGAACTGGGCCACCGCGCGGTTGCGGCGAAGCTGGACGATCCGGAAGCGCTGCTCGTCGAAGGCGAGACCGGTACCGATGCAGAGCAGCTGCCGCGTCCGCCGGTCGTCACCGTAATGGGTCACGTCGACCACGGCAAGACCTCGCTGCTCGACTACATTCGCCGCGCGAAGGTTGCAGCGGGCGAAGCGGGTGGCATTACGCAGCACATCGGCGCGTATCACGTCGAAACGCCGCGCGGTGTCGTCACGTTCCTGGATACCCCGGGTCACGAGGCGTTCACGGCAATGCGTGCGCGCGGTGCGAAGGCGACCGACATCGTCGTTCTGGTGGTGGCGGCCGACGACGGCGTGATGCCGCAGACGAAGGAAGCGATCTCGCACGCGAAGGCGGGCGGGGTGCCGATCGTCGTCGCGATCAACAAGATCGACAAGCCGGAAGCGAACCCGGACCGCGTGAAGCAGGAACTGGTCGCCGAAGGCGTCGTGCCGGAAGAATACGGTGGCGATTCGCCGTTCGTGCCGGTGTCGGCGAAAACGGGCGTGGGCATCGACGACCTGCTCGAGAACGTGCTGCTGCAGGCCGAAGTGCTGGAACTGAAGGCACCGGTCGAGGCGCCGGCCAAGGGTATCGTGATCGAAGCGAAGCTCGACAAGGGCAAGGGCCCGGTCGCGACGATGCTGGTGCAGTCCGGTACGCTGAATCGCGGCGACATCGTGCTCGCGGGCACCGCCTACGGCCGCGTGCGTGCGATGCTCGACGAGAACGGCAAGCCGACGAAGGAAGCCGGCCCGTCGATCCCGGTCGAGATTCAGGGTCTGTCGGAAGTGCCGGGCGCAGGCGAGGAAGTGATCGTGCTGCCGGACGAGCGCAAGGCGCGAGAAATCGCGCTGTTCCGTCAGGGCAAGTTCCGCGACGTCAAGCTGGCGAAGCAGCAGGCGGCGAAGCTGGAAAGCATGCTCGAGCAGATGGGCGAAGGCGAAGTGCAGAACCTGCCGCTCATCATCAAGGCCGACGTGCAGGGTTCGCAGGAAGCGCTCGTGCAGTCGCTGCTCAAGCTGTCGACCAGCGAAGTGCGCGTGCAGATCGTGCACAGCGCGGTGGGCGGCATCAGCGAAAGCGACGTCAACCTCGCGACGGCATCGAAGGCGGTCATCATCGGCTTCAACACGCGTGCGGATGCGCAGGCGCGCAAGCTCGCGGAAGCCAATGGCGTCGATATCCGCTACTACAACATCATCTACGACGCAGTGGATGAGGTGAAGGCGGCGATGTCGGGCATGCTGGCACCGGAGAAGCGCGAAGTCGTGACCGGCATGGTCGACGTGCGCCAGGTGTTCAAGGTACCGAAGGTCGGTACGGTCGCAGGCTGTATGGTCACGGACGGTATCGTCAAGCGCTCGTCGTCGGTGCGCGTGCTGCGCAACAACGTCGTGATCTTCACCGGCGAACTCGAGTCGCTGAAGCGCTTCAAGGACGACGTGAAGGAAGTCAAGCAAGGCTTCGAGTGCGGTATGTCGGTGAAGAACTTCAACGACGTCATCGAAGGCGACCAGTTCGAAGTCTTCGAAGTAACCGAAGTCGCGCGTACGCTGTAA
- the rbfA gene encoding 30S ribosome-binding factor RbfA — MSRKRTSPNRNVQIADQIQRDLSELIMREVKDPRIGIVTIQSVELTPDYAHAKVYFTTLTGDPTATQEALNHASGHLHNLLFKRLHIHTVPTLHFHYDQTIEKAVAMSLLIKEANSTRAKDDDEADATPAKDD, encoded by the coding sequence ATGTCCAGGAAACGTACTTCTCCCAATCGCAACGTGCAGATCGCCGACCAGATTCAGCGCGACCTGTCCGAACTCATCATGCGCGAGGTCAAGGACCCGCGCATCGGCATCGTGACCATCCAGAGCGTGGAGCTCACGCCGGACTACGCGCACGCGAAGGTGTATTTCACGACGCTCACCGGCGATCCGACCGCCACGCAGGAGGCGCTGAACCATGCGTCGGGTCACCTGCACAACCTGCTGTTCAAGCGCCTGCACATTCACACGGTGCCGACGCTGCATTTCCATTACGACCAGACGATCGAGAAGGCCGTGGCGATGTCGCTCCTGATCAAAGAGGCCAACTCGACGCGCGCGAAGGACGACGACGAAGCCGACGCGACGCCCGCGAAGGACGATTGA
- the truB gene encoding tRNA pseudouridine(55) synthase TruB translates to MTNAASQRPRVPRRALDGVLLLDKPVGLSSNDALIRAKRLYLAKKAGHTGTLDPLASGLLPLCFGEATKFSQDLLEADKTYEATMRLGVRTTTGDAEGEVLDTRPVECDRAAVEGALVRFTGEIVQVPPMYSALKRDGKPLYEYARAGQTVEREGRNVTIHRLELLACDLPDVTFRVTCSKGTYVRTLAEDIGEALGCGAHLTMLRRTGVGALTLDHAVTLDTLSDADDAARDAWLQPVDALLSTFPMVTLDDACAKRFLHGQRLKLSELARIDASEGERVRVYDATRLLGVARAANGVLAPERLVVTAA, encoded by the coding sequence ATGACGAATGCAGCATCCCAACGTCCGCGCGTGCCGAGGCGCGCGCTGGACGGCGTCCTTCTGCTCGACAAGCCGGTCGGCCTGTCGAGCAACGATGCCCTGATTCGCGCGAAGCGCCTCTACCTCGCGAAGAAGGCCGGCCACACCGGCACGCTCGATCCGCTGGCCTCGGGGCTGTTGCCGCTGTGCTTCGGCGAAGCGACGAAGTTCTCGCAAGACCTGCTCGAAGCCGACAAGACCTACGAGGCGACGATGCGTCTCGGCGTGCGCACCACGACGGGCGACGCGGAAGGCGAGGTGCTCGACACGCGGCCGGTCGAATGCGACCGGGCGGCCGTGGAAGGGGCGCTTGTGCGCTTCACCGGCGAGATCGTGCAGGTGCCGCCGATGTACTCCGCGCTCAAGCGCGACGGCAAGCCGCTCTACGAATATGCGCGCGCCGGCCAGACGGTCGAGCGCGAAGGGCGCAACGTCACGATCCACCGGCTCGAACTGCTCGCGTGCGACCTGCCCGACGTGACGTTCCGCGTGACCTGCAGCAAGGGCACGTACGTGCGCACGCTGGCGGAAGATATCGGCGAGGCGCTCGGCTGCGGCGCGCACCTGACGATGCTGCGCCGCACCGGCGTCGGTGCGCTGACGCTCGACCACGCGGTGACGCTCGATACGCTGTCCGACGCCGACGATGCCGCGCGCGATGCGTGGCTTCAGCCGGTCGACGCGCTGCTGTCGACGTTTCCGATGGTGACGCTCGACGACGCGTGCGCGAAGCGCTTCCTGCACGGCCAGCGGCTGAAGCTGTCGGAGCTCGCGCGTATCGACGCGAGCGAAGGCGAGCGGGTGCGGGTCTACGACGCGACGCGGTTGCTCGGCGTGGCCCGCGCGGCGAACGGCGTGCTGGCGCCCGAGCGGCTCGTCGTGACGGCGGCGTGA
- a CDS encoding DHA2 family efflux MFS transporter permease subunit codes for MAQPPVSHPPLQGGQLLIGTIAVSLAVFMNVLDTSIANVAIPTISGDLGVSADQGTWVITSFAVANAISVPLTGWLTDRFGQVRLFLTSIILFVISSWMCGLSPTLPFLLVSRVIQGAVAGPMIPLSQALLLASYPRAKAPMALALWAMTTLIAPVAGPILGGWISDNYSWPWIFYVNIPVGIAAAIATWMIYRQRESVVRRAPIDGVGLALLVVWVGSLQIMLDKGKDLDWFASTTIIVLALTAVIAFAFFVIWELTAEHPVVDLSLFRMRNFTGGTVALSIGYGLYFGNLVLLPLWLQTQIGYTATDAGLVMAPVGLFAILLSPLTGKYLPRTDPRYISTASFLTFALCFWMRSRYTTGVDEWSLTLPTLVQGIAMAGFFIPLVSITLSGLPGHRIPAASGLSNFVRIMCGGIGTSIFQTAWDHRNNFHHAQLVEQTNVYNPTFNQAVTQMGNLGLTQQQAHGLINNMATQQAAQLGVNDLFYISAAIFVLLVALIWITKPERAGGGDAGAAASAAH; via the coding sequence ATGGCACAGCCTCCTGTCTCTCACCCGCCCTTGCAAGGCGGGCAACTCTTGATCGGGACGATCGCGGTGTCGCTCGCCGTGTTCATGAACGTGCTCGACACGTCGATCGCGAACGTCGCGATCCCGACGATCTCGGGCGATCTCGGCGTGTCGGCCGACCAGGGCACATGGGTCATCACGTCGTTCGCGGTGGCGAACGCGATCTCCGTGCCGCTGACGGGCTGGCTCACCGATCGCTTCGGACAGGTTCGCCTGTTCCTCACGTCGATCATCCTGTTCGTCATTTCATCGTGGATGTGCGGGCTCTCGCCGACGCTGCCGTTCCTGCTCGTGTCGCGCGTGATCCAGGGCGCCGTCGCGGGCCCGATGATTCCGCTATCGCAGGCGCTGCTGCTCGCGAGCTACCCGCGCGCGAAGGCGCCGATGGCGCTCGCGCTCTGGGCAATGACGACGCTGATCGCCCCCGTCGCCGGCCCGATTCTCGGCGGATGGATTTCGGACAACTACTCGTGGCCCTGGATCTTCTACGTCAACATCCCGGTCGGCATCGCCGCCGCGATCGCGACGTGGATGATCTACCGCCAGCGCGAGTCGGTCGTGCGCCGCGCGCCGATCGACGGCGTGGGCCTCGCGCTGCTGGTCGTCTGGGTCGGCTCGCTGCAGATCATGCTCGACAAGGGCAAGGATCTCGACTGGTTCGCGTCGACGACCATCATCGTGCTCGCGCTGACCGCCGTCATCGCGTTCGCGTTCTTCGTCATCTGGGAACTCACCGCCGAGCATCCGGTGGTCGACCTGTCGCTGTTCCGCATGCGGAACTTCACCGGCGGCACGGTCGCGCTGTCGATCGGGTACGGCCTGTACTTCGGCAACCTCGTGCTGTTGCCGCTGTGGCTGCAGACGCAGATCGGCTACACCGCGACCGACGCCGGTCTTGTGATGGCGCCTGTCGGATTGTTCGCGATCCTGCTGTCGCCGCTCACCGGCAAGTATCTGCCGCGCACGGATCCACGCTATATCTCGACGGCGTCGTTCCTGACCTTTGCGCTGTGCTTCTGGATGCGTTCCCGCTACACGACCGGCGTCGACGAATGGTCGCTGACGCTGCCGACGCTCGTGCAGGGCATCGCGATGGCAGGCTTCTTCATCCCGCTCGTGTCGATCACGCTGTCCGGCCTGCCCGGCCACCGCATTCCCGCGGCCTCGGGCCTGTCGAACTTCGTGCGGATCATGTGCGGCGGCATCGGCACGTCGATCTTCCAGACCGCGTGGGATCACCGGAACAATTTCCATCACGCGCAACTGGTGGAGCAAACGAACGTCTACAACCCGACGTTCAACCAGGCCGTCACGCAGATGGGCAATCTCGGCCTGACCCAGCAGCAGGCGCATGGCCTCATCAACAACATGGCCACGCAGCAGGCGGCGCAGCTCGGCGTGAACGACCTGTTCTACATCTCGGCCGCGATCTTCGTGCTGCTGGTCGCGCTGATCTGGATCACGAAACCCGAACGCGCGGGTGGCGGCGATGCCGGCGCGGCGGCGTCGGCGGCGCACTGA